In a single window of the Bacillus rossius redtenbacheri isolate Brsri chromosome 8, Brsri_v3, whole genome shotgun sequence genome:
- the LOC134534997 gene encoding uncharacterized protein LOC134534997 produces MYDHYDDITNLKLYCHAEFDLMCNIITRNIFMQIFLIRFVRYCGVLSELIVTNSALSGKTFLQVKQKKLFLQTMKQVFVGKGDRFGGVTVDSKTETCTGAELEEKLLASLNEWKEKNARGIWFKVFLEHSEWVPILTKNGFVFHHAKPEYVMMCRWLPETEANNIPRFAHTMIGVGAVVANSERQILVVREKYYADKPHWKLPGGYVEQGEDLADAAVREVMEETGISSQFRFLVAFRHTQGINFDCSDIYFIVCLKPLSNEIKMCEREIAACQWMKIEDFLKSSYVHETNKFFVQQYLKCLELGCSITYKCTTHPILKRVQALYNVSDEHMTSEKQATEDS; encoded by the exons ATGTACGATCACTATGATGATATtactaatttaaaattgtattgtcATGCAGAGTTTGACTTGATGTGTAACATAAttaccagaaatattttcatgcaaatatttttaattcgctTCGTACGATATTGTGGCGTTTTAAGTGAGCTGATTGTAACAAATTCAGC attATCAGGGAAAACATTTCTTCAGGTAaagcagaaaaaattatttctacaaACAATGAAACAAGTGTTTGTTGGTAAGGGTGATAGATTTGGTGGTGTAACAGTTGATTCCAAAACAGAGACTTGTACTGGAGCTGAGCTTGAAGAAAAGCTTCTGG CATCATTAAATGAATGGAAGGAAAAAAATGCTCGTGGAATATGGTTCAAAGTATTCCTGGAACATTCAGAATGGGTACCAATTCTAACAAAG AACGGGTTTGTGTTCCACCACGCAAAACCAGAGTACGTGATGATGTGCAGGTGGCTCCCAGAGACGGAAGCCAACAACATCCCTCGCTTCGCCCACACCATgatcggtgtgggcgcggtggtCGCAAACAGCGAGCGCCAGATCCTGGTGGTGAGGGAGAAGTACTACGCGGACAAGCCCCACTGGAAGTTGCCGGGAGGCTACGTCGAACAGG GGGAAGATCTCGCTGATGCAGCTGTTCGTGAGGTGATGGAAGAGACTGGTATCTCTTCGCAGTTTCGGTTTTTGGTCGCCTTTCGGCACACGCAAGGAATCAACTTTGACTGCTCGGACATATACTTCATTGTGTGCCTGAAGCCTCtgtcaaatgaaataaaaatgtgcGAGAGAGAGATCGCTGCTTGCCAGTGGATGAAG ATCGAGGACTTCTTGAAAAGTTCGTATGTTCACGAGACTAACAAATTTTTCGTACAACAGTACCTGAAGTGCTTGGAATTGGGATGCTCTATAACCTATAAATGCACAACGCATCCTATCCTGAAAAGGGTTCAGGCACTATACAATGTCTCTGATGAACATATGACCAGTGAAAAACAGGCAACTGAGGACAGCTGA